From Heteronotia binoei isolate CCM8104 ecotype False Entrance Well chromosome 3, APGP_CSIRO_Hbin_v1, whole genome shotgun sequence, a single genomic window includes:
- the GPR83 gene encoding G-protein coupled receptor 83 — protein sequence MVTYYIWLFSPYLANALERSVVFNGSFGRSVEIPNVSNFFPWTNSTFADWQSFLDGRKYGAGSQNVVVKIFLIVAYSFIIVFSLFGNVLVCHVVVKNKRMHFATSLFIANLAVADLMITFLNTPFTLVRFVNSTWIFGKGMCHVSRFAQYCSLHVSAFTLTAIAVDRHQVVMHPLKPRISTTKSLVSIGIIWIMATCFSLPHAIYQKLFTFEYSEEVTRSLCLPDFPEPSDLFWKYLDLVTFILLYILPLIIILVTYVSVAKRLWLRNTVGDVTAEQYFTLQRKKKTTIKMLILVVVIFAVCWFPLNCYVVLLSSQVICSNNALYFAFHWLAMSSTCCNPFIYCWLNENFRAELKNCLNLCRKIRGQGSPPSTALFYRTAWQNNRNSKGSQVSHGLSASQFQSGKTDLTAVEPIVAMS from the exons ATGGTCACTTATTATATTTGGCTCTTCTCCCCTTATTTGGCGAATGCTCTTGAGAGATCCGTGGTGTTCAACGGAAGTTTTGGAAGATCTGTTGAAATCCCAAACGTCTCGAATTTCTTTCCTTGGACAAATTCTACCTTTGCCGATTGGCAGAGTTTTTTagatgggagaaaatatggagcgGGATCCCAAAATGTGGTGGTGAAGATCTTTCTCATTGTGGCATACTCCTTTATCATCGTATTCTCCCTCTTTGGCAACGTCTTGGTCTGTCATGTCGTGGTCAAAAACAAAAGGATGCACTTTGCCACCAGCCTTTTCATTGCGAACCTCGCCGTAGCAGACCTTATGATCACCTTTCTCAATACTCCGTTTACTTTG GTTCGTTTCGTAAACAGCACGTGGATATTTGGGAAGGGGATGTGTCACGTCAGCCGCTTCGCACAGTACTGCTCCCTCCACGTGTCGGCCTTCACCCTGACAGCCATTGCCGTCGACAGACACCAG GTGGTCATGCATCCCCTTAAACCTCGGATCTCTACCACCAAAAGTCTCGTTTCTATTGGCATCATATGGATCATGGCCACTTGCTTCTCCCTCCCACATGCGATCTATCAGAAGTTATTCACCTTTGAATACAG TGAGGAAGTCACACGATCCTTATGCCTCCCAGATTTCCCTGAGCCGTCAGAcctcttctggaagtacctggacTTGGTAACTTTCATTCTGCTGTATATTCTGCCCCTCATCATTATCTTGGTCACCTACGTGAGCGTTGCCAAGAGACTCTGGCTCCGCAACACCGTCGGAGACGTGACCGCCGAGCAGTACTTCACCCTTCagcggaagaagaagacgaccattAAGATGCTGATTCTGGTGGTGGTCATTTTTGCAGTCTGCTGGTTCCCCTTGAACTGCTACGTTGTCCTGCTCTCCAGCCAAGTCATCTGCAGCAACAACGCGCTCTATTTTGCTTTTCACTGGCTCGCTATGAGCAGCACTTGCTGCAACCCTTTCATTTACTGCTGGCTCAATGAGAATTTCAGGGCAGAGCTGAAGAATTGCCTCAACCTGTGTCGCAAGATCCGGGGCCAAGGGTCACCGCCTTCTACCGCTCTGTTCTACAGAACAGCCTGGCAAAACAATAGGAACTCCAAGGGGTCGCAGGTCTCCCACGGCCTATCAGCATCCCAGTTCCAGTCAGGGAAAACGGACTTGACAGCTGTTGAACCTATAGTTGCTATGAGCTGA